CGCGACCCAAACAGGATCCGCTGGCTCTACAAGGCCGCCGGCGTACAGGACGACGGCAGGCGCGACGGGGAGGACTGGGCGGAACTGATCGCCACGATGGTCTCCGCGGTGCTGGGCGTGCCATGTGCGGAAGTCCGGCTGTGCTGCGGCCCCCGAGGTGAGGGCTCGATCTCGCGGACCGTGATCCCCAAGCGGTACGACATCCGTGAGGGCCTGATCTGGGTGCCCGACCAGCTCGGCCTCGAGGAGTACCGCCCCAGGAGGTCGGGGGAGTCGGTGAAGCGCCCAGGGCACAGCCTGGAGAAGATCCGGGACTCGCTACGCGGCGTCTCCAAGCCGCCTGGTGCCGAGCACCTCGCGGGGCTCGACGGTTACGATACCTTCGCCGGATACCTGTGCTTGGACGCGCTCATCGCGAACCGAGACCGGCACGAGCAGAACTGGGCGGTGCTCGAACCGGCTCTTGCGGGCGATGAGCCCACGATGCTCGCGCCGTCCTTCGATCACGGTTCCGGCCTCGGCTACAACCTCACTGATGACGCCCGCCGTGCCAAGGCAGCCGACCCCGGAGCACTCGAGCGGTTCGCCGTGAAGGGTACGGCGCACCGGTTCGAGCACAGCAAGGACACAAAGCCGATCACGCTGGTCGCGGCCGCTGCCCACGGCCTGTCGCTCGCGACTCCCACTGCGCAGGCCTACTGGCGCGATCGGGTGATGGAGCTCGACCTGAGCGACGTGTGCGCAGCGGTGATGGATGCGGCCTGCGATGCGTTGTCGGACCCCGCCCGTACGATGGCTACGAAGTTGCTCGACATGAACCTGAGGAGGCTGCGCGATGAGCTCGATCACCGCATCTGAGGTGCTGACGCAGCCCGCCCGGACGCTGTCGCGTCGAGACCTGCTGGTGCTCTGGCAGAACCCCGAGAGCCGTGCAATCGACGCCGTCGGTCGGCTTTCTTTCGATGGTGATGTTTACAAGTTCTGCTACACCCGTCGGTCGGCTGAGGTGGTGGATTTCCGGCCGCTTCCCGGGTTGCGGGACACATCTCGCTTCTATCGCTCGGACTTTCTCTTTCCTCTATTCGCTCAGCGGGTAATGGATCCGTCGCGGCCTGGCTACGAGCGATACCTGTCCCGTCTGGGTCTGACCCCGAACGAATCGAGCCCTTGGGAGCAGATCGTTCGCTCCGGTGGTGTCCGAGAAGGTGACACTCTGCAGTTCCTACCTATGCCCTGCGTTGACGCTGGAGTCGCCACTGCGACCTTCCTCGCCCACGGGGTGCGCTGGGTTTCGCAAAAAGAACTTCACGTGGCTGCCGGGCCGATCACGGTAAGCGGGGCACAGCAGGAGTC
This is a stretch of genomic DNA from Cellulomonas sp. ES6. It encodes these proteins:
- a CDS encoding HIRAN domain-containing protein, with the translated sequence MSSITASEVLTQPARTLSRRDLLVLWQNPESRAIDAVGRLSFDGDVYKFCYTRRSAEVVDFRPLPGLRDTSRFYRSDFLFPLFAQRVMDPSRPGYERYLSRLGLTPNESSPWEQIVRSGGVREGDTLQFLPMPCVDAGVATATFLAHGVRWVSQKELHVAAGPITVSGAQQESALADLQAGSVLGLLPEPGNPASPDAILITANDVPVGYVPEVLTAAVGRLGDAAHVRVLRVNGPDAPPHLRLVVALEASVDDEFRFDPGHAWDPAVTEG